Proteins found in one Vagococcus carniphilus genomic segment:
- a CDS encoding MFS transporter translates to MNIEKQQSGMEYWKKVIIMLCLGWVTIWIYRSALTPIFPEIQETIGKYTNTQMGLISSCYFFGYTGMQIPAGILVDKLGKKKVLIPGFILFGLAAVMISMSQSISTIYIASVFAGIGCGSYYGSAYSLSSESIPEEKRGLSTAIINSGSAVGMGLGLIGSSLIVKQMGMPWQTMMYICIVAIIAMLVIFIVVIKPEEKTVKVVKETEQEVPVEKTKMDVKKLFSLKMITAYLLYFGTCYGYYMVVTWLPSFLQEERGFQGLAIGFSSALVAFSAIPGALFFSRLSDKHRNKKITFIFGLEITAALMLLLTVLAPSSGILLVALILYGLLGKLAVEPIIISYISDSASKENYGTTFGVFNFFGMSSSVIAPALTGFISDNTGSKIMGFYISAIILVITTISFVMVNKNKKNA, encoded by the coding sequence ATGAATATTGAAAAGCAACAATCTGGTATGGAATATTGGAAAAAAGTTATCATCATGCTTTGTCTAGGTTGGGTCACTATTTGGATTTATCGTTCAGCATTAACACCTATTTTTCCTGAGATTCAAGAAACAATTGGAAAATATACGAATACTCAAATGGGTTTGATTTCAAGTTGTTACTTCTTTGGTTACACAGGAATGCAAATTCCAGCTGGGATATTAGTTGATAAGTTAGGTAAGAAAAAAGTGCTTATTCCAGGATTTATTTTGTTTGGTTTAGCAGCCGTTATGATTTCAATGTCTCAAAGTATTAGCACTATTTACATTGCTAGTGTTTTTGCAGGGATTGGTTGTGGTTCTTATTATGGCTCTGCTTATTCTTTATCTTCAGAAAGTATTCCGGAAGAAAAAAGAGGATTATCAACAGCTATTATTAATAGTGGTTCAGCAGTTGGTATGGGATTAGGACTAATTGGTTCTAGTTTAATTGTTAAACAGATGGGTATGCCTTGGCAAACAATGATGTATATCTGTATTGTTGCCATCATTGCGATGTTAGTTATTTTTATCGTCGTGATTAAACCAGAAGAAAAAACAGTCAAAGTAGTCAAAGAGACAGAGCAAGAAGTACCTGTTGAAAAAACTAAAATGGATGTCAAAAAATTATTTAGTTTAAAAATGATCACTGCTTACTTACTATATTTTGGTACTTGTTATGGTTATTACATGGTAGTGACTTGGTTGCCATCATTCTTACAAGAAGAACGTGGATTCCAAGGTTTAGCAATTGGTTTTTCATCAGCTTTAGTAGCTTTCTCAGCTATTCCTGGTGCTTTATTCTTTAGCCGCTTATCAGATAAACATCGCAATAAAAAAATTACATTTATCTTTGGATTAGAAATTACAGCAGCTTTAATGTTACTACTAACAGTATTAGCTCCAAGTTCTGGTATTTTACTAGTTGCTTTAATTTTATATGGTTTATTAGGTAAATTAGCCGTTGAACCAATCATCATCTCTTATATTTCCGATAGCGCTTCTAAAGAAAATTACGGTACAACATTTGGTGTATTTAATTTCTTTGGAATGAGCTCTTCAGTTATCGCTCCGGCTTTAACTGGCTTTATTTCAGATAATACTGGTTCAAAAATTATGGGATTCTATATCTCAGCTATCATTTTAGTGATTACAACCATCTCTTTTGTCATGGTTAATAAAAATAAGAAAAATGCTTAA
- the allE gene encoding (S)-ureidoglycine aminohydrolase: MSYRTNELGYPTDLLSSRAVVERGNFALIPPKGLVKNVLPHFDNCEMTILSTPKLGAGFVDYLCRVLPNGGNTHGFGGNGIQTFIYCLEGELTVTIGEETHELTTGGYAYCPPTETLKFKNNSDKATETFLYKKRYQEAEGFAPYKVIGNTNDMEDQNYEGMTDVGLKDLLPTDLNFDMNFHILTFHTGASHGYIETHYQEHGALLLSGEGMYNLDNHWIPVKEGDYIFMGAYNLQACYSVGRNAPLSYLYSKDCNRDVDL, from the coding sequence ATGAGTTATCGTACAAATGAATTGGGTTATCCAACAGATTTATTATCATCAAGAGCAGTTGTGGAAAGAGGCAATTTTGCTTTGATTCCACCAAAAGGATTAGTAAAAAATGTGTTACCGCATTTTGATAATTGTGAAATGACCATTCTATCAACACCAAAATTAGGTGCAGGTTTTGTTGATTATCTTTGCCGTGTTTTACCAAATGGTGGAAACACACATGGATTTGGTGGCAATGGCATTCAAACATTTATTTATTGTTTAGAAGGTGAATTAACTGTCACAATCGGTGAAGAAACTCACGAACTAACAACAGGTGGTTATGCTTACTGCCCACCAACTGAAACACTAAAATTTAAAAATAATTCAGATAAAGCAACTGAAACATTCCTTTATAAGAAAAGATATCAAGAAGCTGAAGGATTTGCTCCTTATAAAGTAATTGGTAATACAAATGACATGGAAGATCAAAACTATGAAGGCATGACGGATGTTGGTTTGAAAGATTTATTGCCAACAGATTTAAATTTTGATATGAATTTCCATATCTTAACATTCCATACAGGTGCATCTCACGGTTATATTGAAACTCATTACCAAGAACATGGAGCATTGCTTTTAAGTGGAGAAGGTATGTACAACTTAGATAATCACTGGATTCCAGTAAAAGAAGGCGACTATATTTTTATGGGAGCTTATAACTTACAAGCTTGTTATTCAGTAGGACGAAATGCGCCGTTAAGCTACTTGTATTCTAAAGACTGTAACAGAGACGTTGATTTATAA
- the allD gene encoding ureidoglycolate dehydrogenase: MTEEIVLLKEAELQQLMQTKLEKAGLTSEHAKEVGKHLTYADLRGVHSHGAVRVEYYAERIAKGGTTIEPNFEFEKTGSSTGVFHGDNAIGHVACRKALDYGIDMAKETGVAIIGVSKMGHSGMLSYYVDLAAQQDLVALAVCQSDPMAVPFGGTEPYYGTNPIAFSAPTNSARPIIFDMATTVQAWGKILDARSKNNPIPDTWAVDGNGEATTDPNKVQGLLPISGPKGYGLMMMVDILSGSLLGLPFGKHVSSMYADLSSGRNLGQLFILINPAYFTDLDQFKENLSTMIDELHESKPATGVEQVYYPGELSEIRYQKHLEEGIPVAKSIYDYLMSDQVHFNKYDHSDAFAEK; the protein is encoded by the coding sequence ATGACTGAAGAAATAGTTTTATTAAAAGAAGCAGAGTTACAACAATTGATGCAAACTAAACTTGAAAAAGCAGGTTTGACATCAGAGCATGCGAAAGAAGTAGGAAAACATTTAACTTATGCAGATTTAAGAGGAGTTCATTCTCACGGTGCTGTAAGAGTTGAGTACTATGCTGAAAGAATCGCTAAGGGTGGAACAACGATTGAACCTAATTTTGAATTTGAAAAAACAGGTTCAAGTACAGGTGTTTTCCATGGAGATAATGCGATTGGTCATGTGGCTTGTCGTAAGGCTTTGGATTATGGAATTGATATGGCAAAAGAAACAGGTGTGGCAATTATTGGTGTTTCAAAAATGGGACATAGCGGTATGTTGTCATATTATGTTGATTTAGCAGCACAACAAGATTTAGTAGCCTTAGCAGTTTGCCAATCTGACCCAATGGCCGTTCCTTTTGGTGGAACAGAACCATATTATGGAACCAACCCAATTGCTTTTAGCGCACCAACTAATTCAGCTCGCCCAATCATTTTTGATATGGCAACAACTGTTCAAGCATGGGGCAAAATTCTAGATGCTAGAAGTAAAAATAATCCCATTCCTGATACGTGGGCTGTTGATGGTAACGGTGAAGCAACGACTGATCCTAATAAAGTTCAAGGATTATTGCCAATCTCAGGACCTAAAGGATATGGCTTAATGATGATGGTTGATATTTTATCTGGATCTCTACTAGGATTGCCTTTTGGTAAACATGTGAGTTCTATGTATGCTGATTTATCATCAGGTCGTAATTTAGGACAATTATTTATTTTAATTAATCCAGCTTACTTTACTGATTTAGATCAATTTAAAGAAAATCTTTCAACGATGATTGATGAATTACATGAGAGTAAACCAGCAACAGGTGTTGAACAAGTTTATTACCCTGGTGAATTATCAGAAATAAGATATCAAAAACATTTAGAAGAAGGTATACCTGTTGCAAAAAGTATTTACGATTACCTAATGAGTGATCAAGTTCATTTTAATAAATACGATCATTCAGATGCTTTTGCAGAAAAGTAA
- the fdrA gene encoding acyl-CoA synthetase FdrA, producing MLQTIIMKNSYQDSVVLMLLTSKLNQLAEVNRVSIMMGTPSNIDIFRASGFDTEELDEATANDMVVMLDVVSDEDTKKILNMIEEELSQTSSSEGAVEEKINSWDKALKKAPNANVALISIPGEYAALEIEQAIDNGLHAFVFSDNVPIEEEARLKQKAHEKGLLVMGPDCGTGVIHGLPLAFTNNNRKGRIGVIGASGTGIQEVTTLIHRYGQGVTNAIGTGGRDLSTEVGATTMIDTIVALNEDPDTEVIVVISKPPAKEIEERVLNVLRKVEKPVVTLFLGSKPTYHEKGLYHAYTLEETAQLATKLMNEEPVIYTPAPAKEVVANQKNSGIKGYYSGGTLAYEAAFVLSDALGLAKEKSPEGFTLKSGEHEVIDLGDDMYTKGKPHPMIDPEIRIEKIKSVVDQEETAVVIFDVVLGYGAHEDMASALKPAIEETIQKTKEAGREVSFISVVVGTDEDKQNMSNQIKILEEIGVTVCENNVQALQTALAVVGKKVNFETKEVKEKEVSPLEELPQTSEKIQRLIGEKSSIINVGLQSFTESIIDNGGEVTHFEWRPSAGGNVKLQKILYFLNQFEF from the coding sequence ATGCTTCAAACAATAATTATGAAAAATAGTTATCAAGATTCAGTTGTCTTGATGCTTTTAACAAGTAAGCTAAATCAATTAGCAGAAGTTAATCGTGTATCAATTATGATGGGAACACCGTCTAATATCGATATTTTTAGAGCAAGTGGCTTTGATACTGAGGAATTGGACGAAGCTACAGCTAATGACATGGTAGTTATGTTAGATGTTGTTTCAGATGAAGATACTAAAAAAATTCTTAACATGATTGAAGAAGAATTAAGTCAAACAAGTAGTAGCGAAGGGGCAGTTGAAGAGAAAATTAATTCTTGGGACAAAGCTCTGAAAAAAGCACCTAATGCGAATGTGGCTTTAATTTCTATTCCTGGAGAATATGCAGCTCTTGAAATTGAACAAGCGATTGATAACGGATTACATGCTTTTGTTTTTAGTGATAATGTGCCAATTGAAGAAGAAGCTAGATTAAAACAAAAAGCTCATGAAAAAGGCTTACTTGTTATGGGGCCAGACTGTGGAACTGGAGTGATTCACGGCTTGCCACTAGCTTTTACTAATAATAATAGAAAAGGTCGTATCGGTGTTATCGGTGCATCAGGTACTGGTATTCAAGAAGTAACGACATTAATTCATCGTTATGGACAAGGTGTAACGAACGCCATTGGTACCGGAGGAAGAGATTTATCAACAGAAGTTGGAGCAACAACTATGATTGATACAATTGTGGCTTTAAATGAAGATCCTGATACAGAAGTGATTGTTGTTATCTCAAAACCACCTGCAAAAGAAATAGAAGAACGTGTTTTAAATGTCCTAAGAAAAGTTGAAAAACCAGTTGTCACACTTTTCTTAGGTTCAAAACCAACGTATCACGAAAAAGGGCTTTATCATGCTTATACGTTAGAAGAAACAGCTCAACTTGCAACAAAATTAATGAATGAAGAGCCTGTGATCTATACACCAGCTCCTGCTAAAGAAGTAGTTGCAAATCAAAAGAATTCTGGAATTAAAGGCTATTATTCAGGTGGAACACTCGCTTATGAAGCCGCATTTGTTTTATCAGATGCGTTAGGTTTAGCTAAAGAAAAATCACCAGAAGGATTTACTTTAAAATCAGGAGAACATGAAGTGATTGACCTTGGGGATGATATGTATACAAAAGGTAAACCTCATCCAATGATTGATCCAGAAATTAGAATTGAAAAAATTAAATCGGTCGTTGATCAAGAAGAAACAGCTGTTGTAATTTTTGATGTGGTTCTTGGTTACGGGGCTCATGAAGATATGGCAAGTGCTTTAAAACCAGCTATTGAAGAAACCATTCAAAAAACAAAAGAAGCAGGCCGAGAAGTAAGCTTCATCTCAGTTGTTGTTGGAACTGACGAAGATAAGCAAAACATGAGTAACCAAATTAAGATTTTAGAAGAAATTGGTGTGACTGTTTGCGAAAATAATGTTCAAGCACTTCAAACAGCTTTGGCTGTTGTTGGAAAAAAAGTGAACTTTGAAACAAAAGAAGTAAAAGAAAAAGAAGTAAGTCCTTTAGAAGAGTTACCTCAAACTTCAGAAAAAATTCAACGTTTGATTGGAGAAAAATCATCTATTATTAATGTTGGCTTACAAAGTTTTACTGAGTCTATTATTGATAATGGTGGAGAAGTTACTCATTTTGAGTGGCGACCTTCAGCAGGTGGAAATGTTAAACTACAAAAAATTCTATATTTCTTAAATCAATTTGAATTTTAA
- a CDS encoding DUF1116 domain-containing protein codes for MFKTIEEANQAVIDKVIQSAPFLLDVVPAKSVIPALNEKMLLHAGPPMTWDDMTDPMQGSCVGAVLFEEWASTEEEARKMLASGEIEFSPCHHHQAVGPMGGITSANMPVFVVENKTEGNTAYCTMNEGIGAVLRFGAYSDEVVNRLRWMRDTLGPVLSKALQEMEEGLNINVLVAKAIAMGDEFHQRNIAASLAFYKEVGPIITTLPISEKEKQEVSQFLADTDQFFLNVMMAASKAVMDGARTVEEGTIVTAMCRNGKDFGIRISGMGDEWFTGPVNTPQGLYFAGYSGEDANTDIGDSAITETFGVGGMAMIAAPAVTRFVGTGGFYEALNTSNEMSEICMSQNPNFPVPTWDFRGICLGIDARLVVEKGITPVINTGIAHKKAGIGQIGAGTVNPPISCFEKAIEAYANKLGMK; via the coding sequence ATGTTTAAAACAATCGAAGAAGCAAATCAAGCAGTGATTGATAAAGTCATTCAATCTGCTCCCTTTTTACTAGATGTTGTACCAGCTAAATCAGTTATTCCCGCTTTAAACGAAAAAATGTTACTTCATGCAGGTCCTCCAATGACTTGGGATGATATGACTGATCCAATGCAAGGATCGTGTGTTGGAGCTGTTCTTTTTGAAGAGTGGGCAAGTACAGAAGAGGAAGCTAGAAAGATGTTAGCTTCAGGTGAGATTGAATTTTCACCGTGTCACCATCATCAAGCAGTAGGTCCTATGGGTGGTATTACTTCAGCAAATATGCCAGTTTTTGTTGTTGAAAATAAAACAGAAGGAAATACAGCTTACTGTACGATGAATGAAGGGATTGGAGCAGTTCTACGATTTGGTGCCTACTCAGATGAAGTTGTTAATCGTTTGAGATGGATGCGTGATACATTGGGTCCTGTTTTAAGTAAAGCCCTTCAAGAAATGGAAGAAGGCTTAAACATTAATGTGTTAGTAGCTAAAGCTATTGCTATGGGAGATGAATTCCATCAACGTAATATCGCTGCTTCCCTTGCGTTTTACAAAGAAGTTGGTCCAATCATTACAACATTACCCATTTCAGAAAAAGAAAAACAAGAAGTCTCTCAATTTTTAGCTGATACAGATCAATTCTTCTTAAACGTTATGATGGCAGCGTCTAAGGCAGTTATGGACGGAGCAAGAACAGTTGAAGAAGGAACAATTGTAACGGCAATGTGTCGAAACGGTAAAGACTTTGGTATTCGTATTAGTGGTATGGGTGACGAGTGGTTCACAGGACCTGTTAATACACCACAAGGACTTTACTTTGCAGGGTACAGTGGCGAAGATGCTAATACAGATATTGGTGACTCAGCTATTACTGAAACATTTGGTGTTGGTGGTATGGCAATGATTGCAGCTCCAGCAGTAACTCGTTTTGTTGGGACAGGTGGCTTTTACGAAGCTTTAAATACATCTAATGAGATGTCAGAAATCTGTATGAGTCAAAACCCAAATTTCCCAGTACCAACTTGGGATTTTAGAGGAATTTGTTTAGGCATAGATGCTCGTCTTGTTGTTGAAAAAGGTATTACACCAGTCATTAACACAGGGATTGCTCATAAAAAAGCAGGAATTGGTCAAATTGGAGCAGGTACTGTTAATCCGCCAATTTCATGTTTCGAAAAAGCCATTGAAGCATATGCAAATAAATTAGGTATGAAATAA
- the arcC gene encoding carbamate kinase: MKKRVVLALGGNAILQPGQVGSYENQKANIEASADSITEIIKRGHELVIVHGNGPQVGQILRQNELAKEEIPVQPLPICSSESQGFIGYMLQESLKNRLPEKNVATVLTMTEVDLKDEAFKQPTKPIGSFYTEEESKQLEVEKGWVMGEDAGRGYRRLVPSPKPKTIVEVDVIRTMLENKIIVVSTGGGGIPVAKNESGQLEGVAAVIDKDSSALKLSEEVDSDVLMILTDVPNVYINYGKPNQEKLETISIEKAEEYYNEGHFSDGSVGPKMAACIDFAKQGKTAIICSLDEAADALEGKAGTRVVG; encoded by the coding sequence ATGAAAAAACGTGTCGTTTTAGCTCTTGGAGGCAATGCTATTTTACAGCCAGGGCAAGTCGGAAGTTATGAAAATCAAAAAGCTAATATCGAGGCTAGTGCAGATAGCATTACTGAAATCATTAAAAGAGGGCATGAATTAGTTATTGTTCATGGAAATGGACCTCAAGTAGGGCAAATTTTAAGACAAAATGAGTTAGCTAAAGAAGAAATACCTGTTCAACCGTTACCAATTTGTAGTTCAGAGTCGCAAGGATTTATTGGTTATATGTTACAGGAATCTTTAAAAAATAGATTACCAGAAAAAAATGTGGCAACAGTTCTAACAATGACAGAAGTTGATTTAAAGGATGAAGCCTTTAAACAACCAACAAAACCAATTGGATCATTTTATACTGAAGAAGAAAGTAAACAATTAGAAGTAGAAAAAGGATGGGTAATGGGAGAAGATGCAGGACGTGGTTACCGCCGATTAGTTCCTTCACCAAAACCGAAAACAATCGTTGAAGTAGATGTTATACGAACAATGCTTGAAAATAAAATTATCGTTGTTTCAACTGGTGGTGGAGGTATTCCCGTTGCCAAAAATGAATCAGGGCAATTAGAAGGTGTTGCAGCAGTTATTGATAAAGATTCATCTGCTTTGAAACTTTCAGAAGAAGTTGATTCAGATGTTTTAATGATTTTAACAGATGTTCCAAATGTTTATATCAATTATGGAAAACCTAATCAAGAAAAATTGGAAACAATTAGCATTGAAAAAGCAGAAGAATACTATAACGAAGGCCATTTCTCAGACGGCAGTGTGGGGCCTAAAATGGCAGCTTGTATTGACTTTGCTAAGCAAGGAAAGACAGCTATCATTTGTTCTTTAGATGAAGCAGCAGATGCATTAGAAGGAAAAGCTGGAACAAGAGTTGTAGGATAA
- a CDS encoding alpha/beta hydrolase, translating into MKKEFCYTTFNNLELWGTYYSAKETSSTQPLIVYFHGGGLIYGNRDDLPQEHLEIFLDNGYSVITLDYPLIPEVKLDVVLECLKEGIHYVSENFQQDFIYFGRSAGAFLALQLANCNSLIKPKKIISFYGYYSLNEPLLHQASDYYKKVPIVPFMTVHHLKRKQPIKEALIEERFPIYLSFRQSGTWVKELLGRKNEINDFSLTTEDLQKLPPIFVAASEHDQDIPFQINQELVNQASNTTSFFVKDLPHDFDADPIREAAISCYKEVIKWLEQ; encoded by the coding sequence ATGAAAAAAGAATTTTGCTACACAACTTTTAATAACTTAGAATTATGGGGAACTTACTACTCAGCAAAAGAAACTTCCTCAACACAACCTCTCATCGTTTATTTTCACGGTGGTGGTTTAATATATGGTAATCGAGATGATTTACCTCAAGAACACCTAGAAATATTTTTGGATAATGGGTATTCAGTCATCACACTTGACTATCCTCTTATTCCTGAAGTAAAACTTGATGTTGTACTAGAATGTTTAAAAGAAGGTATACACTATGTTTCAGAGAATTTTCAACAAGATTTTATTTACTTTGGCCGTTCTGCTGGAGCCTTTCTTGCTCTTCAATTAGCCAATTGTAATTCTTTAATAAAACCAAAGAAAATTATTTCATTTTACGGGTATTATTCTTTGAATGAACCTTTGCTACATCAAGCCAGTGATTATTATAAAAAAGTACCGATAGTTCCATTTATGACAGTTCACCATCTAAAAAGAAAGCAACCAATTAAGGAAGCTCTCATTGAAGAGCGCTTTCCTATCTACCTTTCTTTTAGACAGTCTGGTACTTGGGTTAAAGAATTACTCGGAAGAAAAAATGAGATAAACGATTTCAGTTTAACAACTGAAGATTTACAAAAATTACCTCCAATTTTTGTTGCGGCAAGTGAACATGATCAAGATATTCCTTTCCAGATTAACCAAGAATTAGTCAACCAAGCATCAAATACTACCAGTTTTTTTGTTAAAGATTTACCCCATGACTTTGATGCAGACCCTATAAGAGAAGCTGCTATTTCTTGCTACAAAGAAGTGATTAAGTGGTTAGAACAATAA
- a CDS encoding PucR family transcriptional regulator produces MTLLIDLLEVPRFSDLTFFTDGKHKEIDIKNIEISETPDIALYMPENSVLLTTAMYYQYNQSELRQLIDTLITINCAGLGIKLGRFLDDVDQEIIDYANQRHFPIFSIPKTKPLGGLLHKLTNYIRHIQTEELTYALDIQKQFSNLLINDATIVKIILEFSKIVEVPIIMVNPFKHVIAQSQDFFTNHLPTQFITSQLIDLNSFSDRNQSTVKIIEDRNKNKLQAAVYPIKSNLFYPYFLIILKPEQIPYPVSEFAIEQALLVLSYVLLKNEKIEESKKQIKSDYFTNFIGKQSNHPNNTDELYLFGKNFGIQYAPEYRIIFASIKGDSKNRKQYDEQMELAYQWLNLKIEDLFSHSIIFIEKNTNRPVIILQGNYSNEFIKEKLMILINELKQTLPIDLRFYCGQECQKIDDLSSSFIEAKIAYDNFMSSSTDEFVTFYQQKGLLNLLETMGNDEISYFCQNILKELAYPTDTNLIELRKTLKIFLDNQCEVTKTANDLFVHRNTVKYRIDNIQDILKTTINTPENSLNLRLALYLSEKNRK; encoded by the coding sequence ATGACACTATTAATCGATTTATTAGAGGTTCCAAGATTTTCTGATTTAACCTTCTTCACTGATGGAAAACATAAAGAAATTGATATTAAAAATATTGAAATTTCTGAAACACCAGACATTGCTCTTTACATGCCTGAAAATAGTGTTCTTTTGACAACTGCCATGTATTATCAATACAACCAATCTGAACTTAGACAATTGATTGATACTTTAATTACCATTAACTGTGCTGGTTTAGGAATCAAACTGGGCCGATTTCTGGATGACGTAGACCAAGAAATCATCGATTATGCTAATCAAAGACATTTCCCTATCTTTTCGATACCCAAAACAAAACCTTTAGGTGGGCTTTTGCATAAACTAACTAATTATATCCGTCATATTCAAACAGAGGAACTTACCTATGCTCTAGATATTCAAAAGCAATTTTCTAATCTTCTTATTAATGATGCGACGATTGTTAAAATTATTTTGGAATTTAGTAAAATTGTTGAGGTACCGATTATCATGGTTAATCCTTTTAAACATGTTATCGCACAGTCTCAAGACTTTTTTACAAATCATTTACCAACCCAATTTATTACGTCTCAGTTAATTGATTTAAACAGCTTTTCTGACCGTAATCAGAGTACCGTTAAAATCATTGAAGACCGGAATAAGAATAAACTACAAGCAGCAGTTTATCCAATTAAAAGTAATCTTTTCTATCCCTATTTTTTAATTATATTAAAACCAGAGCAGATTCCTTATCCAGTTTCAGAGTTCGCGATAGAACAAGCACTCCTTGTTTTGAGTTACGTCTTACTTAAAAACGAAAAAATTGAAGAATCCAAAAAACAAATTAAAAGTGATTACTTTACTAATTTTATCGGTAAGCAAAGTAATCATCCTAATAATACGGATGAACTTTATTTATTTGGAAAAAACTTTGGGATTCAGTACGCACCTGAGTATCGAATTATTTTTGCTTCAATCAAGGGAGATTCAAAAAATAGAAAACAATATGACGAACAAATGGAACTTGCCTATCAATGGTTAAATTTAAAAATTGAAGACTTGTTCAGCCATTCTATTATTTTTATTGAAAAAAATACAAATCGTCCGGTCATTATTTTACAAGGTAACTACTCTAATGAGTTTATTAAAGAAAAACTAATGATTTTAATTAATGAGTTGAAACAAACTTTACCTATTGATTTACGCTTTTATTGTGGTCAAGAATGTCAAAAAATTGATGACTTATCCTCTTCATTTATCGAAGCTAAAATTGCTTATGATAATTTTATGTCTTCATCAACAGACGAGTTTGTGACATTTTATCAACAAAAAGGACTATTAAATTTACTTGAAACAATGGGAAATGATGAAATTAGCTATTTTTGCCAAAATATCTTAAAAGAATTAGCCTACCCAACTGATACTAATTTAATTGAATTACGAAAAACATTAAAAATATTTTTAGATAATCAGTGCGAAGTAACTAAGACAGCTAATGATTTATTTGTCCATCGAAATACCGTTAAATATCGAATAGATAACATTCAAGATATCTTAAAAACCACTATTAATACACCTGAAAATAGCTTGAATTTAAGACTTGCTTTATATCTATCTGAAAAAAATAGAAAGTGA
- a CDS encoding pyridoxal-phosphate-dependent aminotransferase family protein: MSRKIRIPARTIMTPGPVEVYPSVLRVMGTPILGQFDPMFLKVMDEVKEMIKVPFQTKNEEAFAIDGTSRSGLEAALIALIEPGDKVLIPAYGRFAYLLGEIAERAKADVIYIEKEWDSVFEPKVVIDAIKKHQPKIIAMVHGETANGQMQPLKEIGEFCRENDLFFVVDTVATYGGAEIKVDEWQIDVAIAGSQKCVSVPAGLSLITYNERVKKVLASRYQKELGLSKDIRNKRHISSNYLDLSQLERYWNQERINHHTEATSMIYALHEGLSLLLDEGIENSYQRHKINDQAIVAGIKSMGLELYGDMTTKMPTVTPILIPEGIDGESVRSMLLEEFGIEIASSFGPLQNKVWRIGNMGYSSRKENVLHVLGALEAVLIFHGANVSPGKAVQEALNVYLTSK, translated from the coding sequence ATGAGTAGAAAAATACGAATACCTGCTAGAACCATTATGACACCAGGACCAGTTGAAGTTTATCCTTCCGTTTTAAGAGTAATGGGTACTCCTATTTTAGGGCAATTCGATCCGATGTTTTTAAAGGTGATGGATGAAGTCAAAGAGATGATAAAAGTTCCATTTCAGACAAAGAATGAAGAAGCTTTTGCGATTGACGGAACTAGTCGTTCGGGCTTAGAAGCAGCCTTGATAGCTTTAATTGAACCAGGTGATAAAGTATTAATCCCTGCTTATGGGAGATTTGCTTATCTATTAGGTGAAATAGCAGAAAGAGCCAAGGCGGATGTTATTTATATTGAAAAAGAATGGGATAGTGTGTTTGAACCTAAAGTTGTGATCGATGCTATAAAAAAACATCAACCTAAAATTATTGCAATGGTTCATGGGGAGACTGCTAATGGTCAAATGCAACCATTGAAAGAAATCGGTGAGTTTTGTAGAGAGAACGACCTCTTTTTTGTTGTCGATACAGTCGCAACTTACGGTGGAGCTGAAATCAAAGTAGACGAATGGCAAATTGACGTAGCAATTGCTGGAAGTCAAAAATGTGTCAGTGTTCCAGCAGGTTTATCTTTAATTACTTATAATGAACGGGTGAAAAAAGTTTTAGCAAGTCGTTATCAGAAGGAATTAGGGTTAAGTAAAGATATTCGAAATAAGAGACACATTTCAAGTAATTATTTAGATTTGTCTCAATTGGAACGTTACTGGAATCAAGAAAGAATTAACCATCATACAGAGGCAACTAGTATGATTTATGCGCTTCATGAAGGATTAAGTCTTTTACTTGATGAAGGTATAGAAAATAGTTATCAACGTCATAAAATTAATGATCAAGCTATTGTTGCTGGTATCAAGAGCATGGGGCTTGAACTGTATGGTGATATGACAACTAAAATGCCAACAGTAACTCCTATTTTGATACCAGAAGGAATTGATGGAGAAAGTGTTCGAAGCATGCTTTTAGAAGAATTTGGTATTGAAATAGCGTCTTCTTTTGGTCCCCTGCAAAACAAAGTATGGCGTATTGGTAACATGGGATATAGTAGCCGAAAAGAAAATGTGCTTCATGTTTTAGGAGCACTAGAGGCTGTTCTTATTTTCCACGGTGCAAATGTTTCTCCAGGAAAAGCAGTACAAGAAGCACTCAATGTCTATTTAACATCAAAATAA